In the genome of Candidatus Eremiobacterota bacterium, the window CAGGGAGCATAACGGCATCGACACCAATCCCGAAATGGTTTTCATCACCGCCGGGGCAAGCGAAGCTATAGAGATTGCCCTCACAGCACTTCTTGACGTGGGAGACGATGTCCTCACCCCTGCGCCGGGCTATCCTCTTTACCATGCCGTGGTCACCAAGATCGGCGCCCGCCTCAACCCTTACTACCTTGACGAGGCCCGGGGATGGCTCCCCGATCTGGAGGACATCAAGGCAAAGATCACTCCGCGCACCAAGGGCATTGTCATCATCAACCCCAACAACCCCACGGGGGCCGTGTACGACAGGGAGACGCTGCTCAGCATCATAGAAATTGCGAGATCCCGCAGGCTCATCATCTTCGCCGACGAGATATATGACAAGCTCATCTTTGACAAATCCCATATCTCCCTCGCCTCCCTCTGCGATGACGTACCGGTCATCACGCTGAACGGCCTCTCCAAGTCTTACCTCGCGCCGGGATGGAGAACGGGGTGGATGATCATCAAGAACCTGAAGGCCACCGATGAATACTTTCTCACCATCAGGAAGCTCCTTGATGCCCGCCTCTGCAGCGTGGGCCCCCAGCAGTTCGCCATCAAGGCCGCCCTCGAAGGCTCCCAGGACCACATCAGGGAGACCCTCGCAAAGCTCCGGGAGAGGCGGGACCTGATCCACTCGCGGCTGAACTCCATCGGGGGCATTAGCTGCGTGAAGCCCGAGTCAGCCTTTTATGCCATGCCGCGCCTGGATTCGGAGCGCTTTGCCACCGACGAGGACTTTGTACTGGAGCTTGTGAGGGAGACAGGGGTTCTCTTCGTCCATGGCTCAGGCTTCGAGATAAAGCCGGGGAAAAAGTATTTCCGCGTGGTCTATCTTCCCCAGACAGCCCTCCTCAAAGAGGCCCTTGACCTTCTCGAGCACTTCATGAAAAAGAAGGGCTAGACTTTTGTCTAGATTATCATCCTGGGGAGCAGGGGATTGATTCTTGTCGTCACCTCGTAGTTGATGGTACCGATGAGCTCCGCCATGGCATCGGCGCTTATGGAGGCGCTCTTGCGGGTGCCCAGCAGAATCACCTCGTCTTCTACTGAGGCACCGGGAATATGGGTGATATCGGCCATGCACATGTTCATGCATATCCTTCCCACCAGAGGCGCCTCCTTGCCCCTGATGATCACCGATCCCCTGGAGGAGAGCTTCCTGTCGTAGCCGTCGGCATAGCCCACGGGAAGAACCGCAATCCTGGCAGGGCGCGTCACTCGGTATGACCTGCCGTAGCCCACGGTATCGCCGGGCTTCACTTTTTTAATCTGGATGATTCTGGACTTCCATGTAAGAACAGGCTTGAGATTCAGGACATGCTTCTCGGTCTCCAGGGCAGTGATGAGCGTCTCCTTTGAGGGCCACATCCCGTAAAGTCCTATGCCCACCCGGACCATTTCAAAATGGGTGCCGGGGAACAGGAGCGTTGCCGCCGTGCATGCCGTATGGCGCAGCACTTTTCCCTGGTTCATGAAGGGTGCCGCCATTTTCTGAAAAAGGGCAAGCTGTGAGCGGGCGAACTCGTGGTGAAGGGTGTCCTCTATGTTGGCAAAGTGGGTGAAGAGCCCTTCCACTTCAATGCCGGGAGTGCTCCCGATGAGGCTTTTTACCAGGGGTAGCTCTGAAAGCTTGAAGCCGAGCCTGTGAAGGCCCGTGTCCAGCTTAAGATGGATACGGGCCTTCATCGTGCCTGCCAGGGGCAGAAGGGCTTCAAGGGTCTCCCTTGAGGCAACGGCAAAAGAGAGATCGAGGGCCGCCGCATGGAGAAGGAGCGAAAAGGGGATATATCCCATCACCAGGACGGGGCTCTTCACCCCCCACTCCCTGAGGGCCTTCCCCTCCTCGAAGGAGAATACGCCAAGTGAGTCTGCGCCTGAGGCGAGGGCTATCTCAGAGACAGGTCGCATGCCATGGCCGTAAGCATTTGACTTCACGATCACCATGAGCTTTCTCTCTTTTCCCACAAGGCGCCTGAAGAGCCTCACGTTGTGCTCCAGGGACCTCTTGTCAATCTCAACCCAGTTGAGTGTCTCCGTTCTGTCCATGATTCTACTTGCTCCTCTCTTCGTGCTCCGGGGCAAGGGGAAGGGTGAACGAGAAGGCGCATCCCTCGCCGGGGGCGCCGCTCACCCAGATTTTTCCCCCCAGCGTCTCAATGATCTGCCGCGCAATGGCAAGCCCGAGGCCTGAGCCGCCGTGGTCGCGGGAACGGGCCTTGTCAACGCGGTAAAAGCGCTCAAAGACCCTCTGCTCTTCTTCAGGAGAGAGGCCCGGCCCCCTGTCCTTCACCTCCACCTTCCCGAAGGCTCCCTCCGGGGTGAGGAATATGTCAACCTGCGAACCCCGGGGCGAGTATCTGAGAGCGTTATCTATGATATTGATAAGGACCTGTTCTACCCTGTCGGAGTTTCCCATGACCTTGAAGGGGCTCGAGGCTTGCACCGCAATGCTGACCCTGAGGGCCTGAGCCTGCGGTGAGAGCTTTTCCACCACGCCCCTCACAAGCCCTGCAGGGTCAATGACCTGAATCTCCATTTTCACCAGGCCCGACTCCATCTTGGAGAGATCAAGAAGGCTCTTCACCAGGCGAGTGAGGCGGTCGACCTCGTGGTTGATGGAGGTAAGAAAGCTCTCGGCACGGCCGTGATCCTCAAGGGCGCCGTCAAGGAGGAGCTCGGCAAAGCCCTTGATGGAGGCAAGGGGTGTCTTGAGCTCATGGGAGACATTGGAGACGAACTCCGTCTTCATCTCGTCAAGCCTCTGGAGCTCCGTGATGTCATGGAGCACCATCACAAGGCCCAGGGACTCTCCGCGCTCGCGCCCCAGGGAGGAGTAGCTCACCTCCACAACCCTCTGGCGGGCAAAGCCCTTGAGGACCTCGGCGCCTTCCGGGCCATGCAGCGCCGCCTCTTTCACTATTCTTCCCAGCTCCATGAAGGGTGAAACGGCACTCTCCAGGAGCTCCCTCACGCGCCCGAGGTCAAAGACGCCAAGGAGCAGGCAGGCTGCCCTGTTCACCATCATGATCCGGCCCTGGCCGTCAAATACAAGCACCCCGTCAGCCATAGTGGAGATGACGGCCTGGAACTTGTTTTTCTCTCCCACCAGCTCTCCCAGGGTAATCCTGAGCTTCTCGCGCATATAATCAAAGCGCCTCGCAAGCTCACCTATCTCGTCCTGGCGGCTTCCCGATATCCTGTAGGTGAGATCTCCCTCGGCAATCCGACCCGCCGCCGCCGTGATCTCCCTGAGAGGCCCGGCGATGTAAGCCGAAAGGGCAATGCTCAGCAGGGCCAGGGCCATCACGGCGAGGATAATGCCGGCGCCGTACTCCTTTTCTATGCTTCCCATAAGCTCCTTGACGTACACAAGAGACCGTGTCATGACCACCGCGCCGGCTATCTCCTTCCCGCCCGGTGTGCCTTTCATGATGGTGACGGGATAGGCGACCAGCATAAGGGAAGAAGTGCCCAGCGCCGAGGAAGGAACAATCGAGATGCGCTCTTCTCCCTTGAGGGCCCTGGCGAGATCGGGGGAATCGTCGGGCATGGCATGGATTCCCTGGCCTGTATCCATGAGAATATGGCCCTGCCGGTCAATGATGCGCACCCTGCCGGCCGACTGCCATGCAAGGCGCTCCGTGGCCATCTTCATGAGGCGCTGCTCCCTCATGGAGAGCGACTTCTCGATAAAATAGGGCTCCCAGAACCGCGCGATCACCCTGGCGTTGGAGCTGAGCGTTGACTCAAGAGTGCTGATAAAGTGGCTCTCCAGGGACTTGAGAAGGAGGAAGCCGATTATCCCCATGGAAAAGAGGATCACCAGCAGGTAGGAAAAGATGAGCTGCCAGATAATCTTGCGGAACATAGCTTCCTTTGGCTGTCAGGATTTTGGGGGGCTTCCGGGATCCTGAAACATGTATCCTACGCCTCGGTGAGTGACGATCAAGCGAGGGTTGGCCGCATCGCGCTCGATCTTTTCACGGAGCCTCGCCACCGTCACATTCACTATCTTCGCATCACCGTAATAGTCATAGCCCCAGATGTGGTCAAGGAGCGTCTCCCTGGTAATCACCTTTTCCTTGTTCTCAACAAGGAACTGGAGAAGATCAAACTCCCGCGGCGTGAGGTCCACCCTGGCGCCGCCGCTTGTCACTTCCCTCCTGTTGAAGTTGATCGTGAGGGAGCCCGAGCGGTATTCGCCGGAGGGCGGGGAAGGGACTTCCATATGGCGGATCCGCGCCGACCTGCGCAGGTGAGCGCGCACGCGGGCAACAAGCTCCCTGGGACTGAAGGGCTTCGTGAGGTAATCATCGGCACCCAGCTCCAGGCCCAGCACCTTGTCTATCTCCTCATCCTTTGCCGTAAGCATGATAATCGGCATGCCCATCTCCGTGGAAAGCTGCTTGCACACCTGGTAGCCGTCTATCACGGGGAGCATCACGTCCAGCACCATGAGATCGGGCTTGAGGGCCCGGGCTTTTTCGATGGCCTCTCTGCCGTCATAGGCCTCGGCCACGTCAAATCCCGCCTTCTCCAGGCTGTACTTGATTATCTCCACCATGTTCCTTTCATCATCCACCACAAGGATTCTGTGGACCCCGGCGGGCGCCTGATCAATTCCCTCCATCGTGCCCTCGCTTCCTGGCATTGTTCAGAACCGCTCTTCTACGCGGCGCACCCTCTCCTCGTAGTCCCTTGCACTATCCTGCTCCCTGGAAGAAGGCCTCTTCGGGGCCCTGGGTGTCGCGCCGGTAATGGAAATGGTCCTTGCCGCAGGATCATAGATCGAGAGCAGCCCAAGGCCCTCCACGACCTCCCTGAGGGGAAGAAGGGTCCTTCCTTTCCAGGCAAGCACCGCCCTGCCCTCAGAAGCTCCCTCACTGCGGAGTGGAAGCTCAAATTTTCTGTCATTTCTCGTGATCTGGTAAACCCCTCTGGCCTCATCGGCCTCGATCTGCCC includes:
- a CDS encoding aminotransferase class I/II-fold pyridoxal phosphate-dependent enzyme is translated as MHITPSQRASKVTYAIRNIVHEAKKVEALGKKVIYCNIGDPNKFDFRTPPAMIEAVHQAMLKGENGYAPSSGIQEAREAVARHAREHNGIDTNPEMVFITAGASEAIEIALTALLDVGDDVLTPAPGYPLYHAVVTKIGARLNPYYLDEARGWLPDLEDIKAKITPRTKGIVIINPNNPTGAVYDRETLLSIIEIARSRRLIIFADEIYDKLIFDKSHISLASLCDDVPVITLNGLSKSYLAPGWRTGWMIIKNLKATDEYFLTIRKLLDARLCSVGPQQFAIKAALEGSQDHIRETLAKLRERRDLIHSRLNSIGGISCVKPESAFYAMPRLDSERFATDEDFVLELVRETGVLFVHGSGFEIKPGKKYFRVVYLPQTALLKEALDLLEHFMKKKG
- the alr gene encoding alanine racemase, whose protein sequence is MDRTETLNWVEIDKRSLEHNVRLFRRLVGKERKLMVIVKSNAYGHGMRPVSEIALASGADSLGVFSFEEGKALREWGVKSPVLVMGYIPFSLLLHAAALDLSFAVASRETLEALLPLAGTMKARIHLKLDTGLHRLGFKLSELPLVKSLIGSTPGIEVEGLFTHFANIEDTLHHEFARSQLALFQKMAAPFMNQGKVLRHTACTAATLLFPGTHFEMVRVGIGLYGMWPSKETLITALETEKHVLNLKPVLTWKSRIIQIKKVKPGDTVGYGRSYRVTRPARIAVLPVGYADGYDRKLSSRGSVIIRGKEAPLVGRICMNMCMADITHIPGASVEDEVILLGTRKSASISADAMAELIGTINYEVTTRINPLLPRMII
- a CDS encoding ATP-binding protein; the protein is MFRKIIWQLIFSYLLVILFSMGIIGFLLLKSLESHFISTLESTLSSNARVIARFWEPYFIEKSLSMREQRLMKMATERLAWQSAGRVRIIDRQGHILMDTGQGIHAMPDDSPDLARALKGEERISIVPSSALGTSSLMLVAYPVTIMKGTPGGKEIAGAVVMTRSLVYVKELMGSIEKEYGAGIILAVMALALLSIALSAYIAGPLREITAAAGRIAEGDLTYRISGSRQDEIGELARRFDYMREKLRITLGELVGEKNKFQAVISTMADGVLVFDGQGRIMMVNRAACLLLGVFDLGRVRELLESAVSPFMELGRIVKEAALHGPEGAEVLKGFARQRVVEVSYSSLGRERGESLGLVMVLHDITELQRLDEMKTEFVSNVSHELKTPLASIKGFAELLLDGALEDHGRAESFLTSINHEVDRLTRLVKSLLDLSKMESGLVKMEIQVIDPAGLVRGVVEKLSPQAQALRVSIAVQASSPFKVMGNSDRVEQVLINIIDNALRYSPRGSQVDIFLTPEGAFGKVEVKDRGPGLSPEEEQRVFERFYRVDKARSRDHGGSGLGLAIARQIIETLGGKIWVSGAPGEGCAFSFTLPLAPEHEERSK
- a CDS encoding response regulator transcription factor, coding for MPGSEGTMEGIDQAPAGVHRILVVDDERNMVEIIKYSLEKAGFDVAEAYDGREAIEKARALKPDLMVLDVMLPVIDGYQVCKQLSTEMGMPIIMLTAKDEEIDKVLGLELGADDYLTKPFSPRELVARVRAHLRRSARIRHMEVPSPPSGEYRSGSLTINFNRREVTSGGARVDLTPREFDLLQFLVENKEKVITRETLLDHIWGYDYYGDAKIVNVTVARLREKIERDAANPRLIVTHRGVGYMFQDPGSPPKS